One Streptomyces umbrinus genomic window, CGCTGGACGACGCGCTGTCGCTCGTACGGGAGTGGTACGCGGCCCGGGAGCTGCCCGCGTACGTGCAGACCGCGACCGGAGCCGCGGGCACGCAGGAGCTGCTGTGCGCGGAGCTGGAGGCGCGGGGGTGGGAGCGCGAGGTGACCGCGGAGATGTGGATCGGCGCGCTGGCACCGATCGGTGATCTCCCGGACCCCGGACCGGACCGGACCGTCGTGCTGGCGCGCGAGGCGGACGAGGCGTGGCTCGGCCGCTACCAGCGCAAGGGCGTGAGCGAAGTGGCTCTGGAGGTGCTGGGCAGCGGGCCCTCGGTGTGGTTCGCGACCGTGCCGGGCGCCGAGCCGGGCATACCCGCGGCGATCGGCCGCTGTGTGATCGACGGGCGCTGGGCCGGGTTCGCGGCGGTGGAGGTCGATCCGTCCCTGCGCCGCCAGGGTCTCGCCACCACGGTCATGACGGCCCTGGCCCGCCGGGCGCTGTCCGAGGGCGCCTCGGCGGCATGGCTCCAGGTGGAGGCCGACAACGCGGGCGCCCGGGCCCTGTACGCGGGCATGGGCTTCGCGGCGCATCACGCGTACCACCACTATCGCGGGACCCAGGCAACGGGCGGCGGGAGCTCCACGGGCGCCGACGAACAGGTCGGCCACGGTTCCGGCGGCGACATTCGTGGCGGAGCCACAGAGCGGTATCGATCGGTGTGAAAGGGCACGAGGCAGCTATGCGTCCTCTTCATCCTCCCGGGCCCGAGCGGAGTGCCGAGTGGCGGCGGCGGTTCGGCGACGAGGCGCGGGCCGAGCGGCCCGATCTGTCGGCGTTGTGTCTGCTGGTGGGCGCCCAGGCGGACGGGGAGCTGGACGAGGCCGGGATCGACGCGGCGCAGATCGAGCTGGACCGGCTGGCCGGGGAGCTGCCGTTCCGGCCCGGCGGGCCGCGGTCCTGGGCCGCGGCGCTCGCCGAGCACCTCGGCGGCCGCTGCGGGTTCCGGGGTACGCCCGGTGACTATCAGCGGCTGGACTCCTCGCTGCTGCACGAGGTGCTGCGGCGGCGGCGCGGGCTGCCCATCCTGCTCTCGGTAGTGTGGATGGAGGTCGCGAGGCGGGCCGGGGCTCCCGTGTACGGGGTTGCTCTGCCGGGGCACTTCGTCGTGGGGTTCGGGCCGCCGGAGCAGCAGGTTCTCGTCGATCCCTTCGACGGGGGCCGGGTGCTGACCGGGACCGATGCGGAGTTGCTCGTCGCCGGGGCGACGGGGGCGCCGCTGGATCCTTCGATGCTGTCGCCCGCGGATCCGCTGGACGTCGCGCTGCGCATCCTGAACAACGTCCGTGCCTGGGCCGCCGCCCGGCCGGAGCGCTCCGATGTCGCGCTCTGGGCCGTCGAGCTTTCCCTGCTGCTGCCCTCCCATCCTGCTCGGCTTCGGTACGACCGGGCGCAACTGCTCGTTGAGCGGGGGGACTTTCTCACGGGGGCGACGGAACTCGATGCGTACGCGGAGGTTGTGGCCGCCGTTGATGAGCCTGCGGCCGATCGGGTTCGGCGGCAGGCTCGGGCCGCGCGGGCCATGCTCAACTGAGGCTCGCGGATCATTCACCCAGGCGCCGTAGGGCTGTTGTTGTAGCGCGGCTGCGGGTGCGTTGTGGCTTGTCGCGCCCCGCGGCGGAGCCGCAAATGTCACAGCCCCGCGCCCCTACGGGGCGCCCCTGAAGGGGCGGCCCCTTGGCGGGGCCCTACAGCCAGCCCTTCTCCCTTGCGATTCTGACCGCCTCCGCCCTGTTCCGTGCCGCCAGTTTTTGGATGGCTGTGGAGAGGTAGTTGCGGACCGTGCCCTGGGAGAGGTGGAGGGTCGTTGCCAGGTCGGCGTTGGTGGAGCCGTCGGCCGCCGCGCGGAGGATCTCGCGTTCGCGGTCGGTCA contains:
- a CDS encoding GNAT family N-acetyltransferase; translation: MEFSAHFRLEVRVTPADVGKRVSVRRLREDPPEGEKFTDTVGVLTSWDDGVLLITRRSGESVRIPESALVAGKVVPSAPARRRGPAASYEELARVAARAWQPVERERLGEWELRAAAGFTRRANSVLPIGDPGVPLDDALSLVREWYAARELPAYVQTATGAAGTQELLCAELEARGWEREVTAEMWIGALAPIGDLPDPGPDRTVVLAREADEAWLGRYQRKGVSEVALEVLGSGPSVWFATVPGAEPGIPAAIGRCVIDGRWAGFAAVEVDPSLRRQGLATTVMTALARRALSEGASAAWLQVEADNAGARALYAGMGFAAHHAYHHYRGTQATGGGSSTGADEQVGHGSGGDIRGGATERYRSV
- a CDS encoding transglutaminase-like domain-containing protein; this translates as MRPLHPPGPERSAEWRRRFGDEARAERPDLSALCLLVGAQADGELDEAGIDAAQIELDRLAGELPFRPGGPRSWAAALAEHLGGRCGFRGTPGDYQRLDSSLLHEVLRRRRGLPILLSVVWMEVARRAGAPVYGVALPGHFVVGFGPPEQQVLVDPFDGGRVLTGTDAELLVAGATGAPLDPSMLSPADPLDVALRILNNVRAWAAARPERSDVALWAVELSLLLPSHPARLRYDRAQLLVERGDFLTGATELDAYAEVVAAVDEPAADRVRRQARAARAMLN